TGGTCTACCTGCGGCTCGCGCTAGAAACGCAGGATGCGCAGCCCTGGCGCGATCTGTGGCCGGGGCGCCGCATCGCAGCGGAACCCGGGGCTCCCGCTGCCGGCTAGCCGGCGGCGGCTGCCGCGAACCGCCAAATCAGTGCCGCGACGACACCGTCTCGCCCGCCTTCAGGCGGTAGACGGTGCCGCAGTACGGGCACTTGGCCTCGCCGGTGCGCGCCACATCGAGGTACACCTTCGGGTGGGTGTCCCAAAGCTTCATGTCCGCCTTGGGGCTGGGGCAGAACACGCCGCCCTGGTGGTTGAGCTCCTTGGCCAGGAGTTCGACGACTGCGTTGGTAGGCATGGGTTCTTTCAGACTTTCGTGAGCCAGTGGGCGTACTTGGGGTTCTTGCCGTTCACGATGTCGAAGAAGGCCGACTGGATCTTCTCGGTGACCGGGCCGCGCGAGCCGCCGTCGCCGCGGTTGCCGATCTCGATGCGGTCGAGCTCGCGGATGGGCGTCACTTCGGCGGCGGTGCCGGTGAAGAAGGCTTCGTCGGCAATGTAGACCTCGTCGCGCGTGATGCGCTTTTGCACCAGCTCGAGCCCCAAGTCCTTGCAGATGTGCAGGATCGTGTTGCGCGTGATGCCGTTGAGCGCGCCGGCCGACAGGTCGGGCGTGTAGACCACGCCGCCCTTCACCACGAAGATGTTCTCGCCCGCGCCTTCGGAGACGAAGCCGCTCGCGTCGAGCAGCAGCGCTTCGTCGTAGCCGTCGTCCAGCGCTTCCATGTTGGCGAGGATGGAGTTGGTGTAGTTGCTCACCGACTTGGCCTGCGTCATCGTGATGTTGACGTGGTGGCGGGTGTAGCTCGAGGTCTTCACGCGGATGCCGCGGCGCATGCCCTCTTCGCCCAGGTAGGCGCCCCAGGACCAGGCCGCGACCATGGCGTGGATCTTGTTGCCCTTGGGGCTCACGCCGAGCTTTTCGGAGCCGATCCAGATCAGCGGGCGCAGGTAGCAGCTTTCGAGCTTGTTCTCGCGCACCACCTGCTTCTGGGCTTCGTTCAGCTGTTCGTGCGTGAACGGGATCTTCATGCGCAGGATCTTGGCGCTGTTGAACAGGCGCTCGGTGTGCTCGGCCAGGCGGAAGATGGCCGTGCCTTCCGCCGTCTTGTAGGCGCGCACGCCCTCGAAGGCGCCGCAACCGTAGTGCAGCGTGTGGCTCAGCACGTGGATCTTGGCGTCGCGCCAGTCCACGAGTTCGCCGTCCATCCATATCTTGCCGTCACGGTCGTCCAGCGAGGGGGGGATCGAGCTCATTTCCTGATTCCTTTGGGGGCAGCTGTGTGGGGAGCGACCCGGGAGTCGCAAAAGCTTTCGATTTTACGGCGCCCGGCGGAACGGGGTGCCCGACAATGGCGGGTTGTCCAAACCAGTGGAAAAAGGGTTTCCGTGTCCGTATTCAAGAACGTCA
The Variovorax paradoxus genome window above contains:
- a CDS encoding branched-chain amino acid transaminase, with amino-acid sequence MSSIPPSLDDRDGKIWMDGELVDWRDAKIHVLSHTLHYGCGAFEGVRAYKTAEGTAIFRLAEHTERLFNSAKILRMKIPFTHEQLNEAQKQVVRENKLESCYLRPLIWIGSEKLGVSPKGNKIHAMVAAWSWGAYLGEEGMRRGIRVKTSSYTRHHVNITMTQAKSVSNYTNSILANMEALDDGYDEALLLDASGFVSEGAGENIFVVKGGVVYTPDLSAGALNGITRNTILHICKDLGLELVQKRITRDEVYIADEAFFTGTAAEVTPIRELDRIEIGNRGDGGSRGPVTEKIQSAFFDIVNGKNPKYAHWLTKV
- a CDS encoding zinc-finger domain-containing protein — protein: MPTNAVVELLAKELNHQGGVFCPSPKADMKLWDTHPKVYLDVARTGEAKCPYCGTVYRLKAGETVSSRH